In Oryzias latipes chromosome 23, ASM223467v1, the DNA window GAATCCAGCAACATGACATTTTTATCATTACTATTTGCTGCAAGCGAATAAATGAAGCTTTGGTTCATCATCATGAAGTAGCAGACAACTGCTTCACTCCTCGGCGGGACATTTTTCGCCAGGTGCTTTTCAGGCCCCTGCTTTGTAAAACCTTAAAATGTTTACTCCCTTTAGGTCACTTCTCATTCAAGTGAACCAAGGCCCTCACTTAAAATCCGTACTGGAACCAGTCTTGGTGGGAATCAATCCAGTTAGTGTGACTGTCCCCTACAGCGGGTCGCCTCCGGACTGAGAGGGACAAGTCTGAGGGAGACTGAGAGGCAGACGTTCTGAGAATCAGCAGAGTCTGAGCTTCAGACATGAACACCTCTGAACCCGTGGAAACTGGGTTTCCCCCAGTGGGAGAAGTGAAGttattattttctaaatttaaagtcccattagctgccACACACCCGTGAGTGTAAAACTTGTTCTTTGCATTTGAATCCTCTtctgggggagtggtgagccACATGGTTGTTTAAACCCCCCCCAGTCCAACCTCTTATTGTTCGAGTGTCTAGCAGGGAGGCACTGAGTTCCATGTCCAGAGTCTAGTATGACCTGACTATGGATTTGAACCTGCAACCACCCACTCTGTTATCaggccactgagctggaaaGATCTCCAGAAGACCTGAAGCTGTTGTGGCTGAAAGGGGGAGGGGCCAAAGTCTTATCTAAATCCAATAATAATGAATTGTATGTAGATTAGTTTACATTTACAATGGTAGTTCTGATTCATGTTTACTCTGATTTCTATTTCTGATTTAGTCTTTGGTTATCTTCTCTGAATGCAGTTTGTGTTAGATTGgaacttttattttacagacaCCTTTTTTTAGTAtgcaatatatttaaaatagaaataactaatgaaagACAAATGGCTCAAGAAATGTATGCTAAATATTATTAAGAGTTCTGAAGGTTTAAAACTGATCCAAAGTAAATCACACAAGTGTGAGAGATCCAGTTATTGGTCAGAAAACTAAAATTACTTTGATCAAATTGCTCTTTAATGTCATCTCAATGAATAatctacagtacagaccaaaggtttggacacaccttctcattcaaagagttttctttattttcatgactatgaaatttgaaggcatcaaaactattaATTAACATATTTGGAATTatgtacataacaaaaaagtgtgaaacaactgaaaatatgtcacattctaggttcttcatagtaaccactttttgctttgattactgctttgtacACTCTTggtattctcttgatgagcttctagaggtagtcacctgaaatggtcttccaacagtcttgaaggagttcccagaatgcttagcacttgttggcccttttgtcttcactctgcggtccagctcaccccaaaccatctggattgggttcaggtccggtgactgtggaggccaggtcatctggcgcagccccccatcactctccttcttggtcaaatagcccttacacagcctggaggtgtgtttggggtcattgtcctgttgaaaaataaatgatggtccaactaaacctGAACcagatggaatagcatgctgctgcaagatgctgtggtagccatgctggttcagtatgccttcaattttgaataaatccccaacaatgtcaccagcaaagcacccccacaccatcacacctccttctccatgcttcacggtgggaaccaggcatgtagagtccatccgttcaccttttctgcgtcacaCAAAGACActgtggttggaaccaaaaatctccagtttggactcatcagaccaaagcacagatgtCCACTGGTCTGATGTCCCTTCCTtatgttctttagcccaaacaagtctcttctgcttgttgcctttctttagcagtggtttcctagcagatattccaccatgaaggcctgattcactcagtctcctttgaacagttgttgtagagatgtgtctgctgctagaactctgtgtgccattgacctgctctctaatctgagctgctgttaacctgccatttctgaggctgctgactcggatgaacttatcctctgcagcagaggtgactcttggtcttcctttcctggggcggtccgcatgtgagccagtttctttgtagcgcttgatggtttttgtgactgcccTTGgagacactttcaaagttttcccaatttttgggactgactgaccttcatttcttaatgtaatgatggccactcgtttttctgtgcttagctgctttttctaacagtctattcaattggactatcagctgtgtatccacccgcttctgcacaacacaactgatggttccaaccccatttataaggcaagaaatcacacctattaaacctgacagggcacacctgtgaagtgaaaaacatttcaggtgactacctcttaaagctcatcaagagaatgctgcgtttacatggacaaaagtaatcagaaggaacgcctgatcggaagaaaaaatgcgtcatgtaaacacgccgttcggaatactctgccccgatcagactcgttcggatcaaaatttctttccgatcgagataggtgggttatgccgattgttgacccgatcgttgtgcatgtaaacggttcattccaaTCGTCTGTCaatactgctctggtttacgtcatgcatagatgatgtttcgctccagagaaagctttggagcccAAAgaggaccgaccggctgctctacGGACGCCCCGTGTGAAGCCAGTGGACCGAGcggaccgtgtctctgagcagagcagccggacttatagctttgtgtttgaggggaggggaggatgctttgttacgtgtgcgttttgttgttttgttatgtgtgggagacttcggactgcgatccgtcccgccgctctgggttaacAAGCTGCTTGAGTGGAGCTCGGActgccagctcacacagcggctttggggcggtgtgtgagcttttcaaagcagaaatgtcgctcagtccttagaaacccttcaaacaatcacgtggatttgtgtttccagtcgtgtcccgataaaataaaggctgatgttattcccacatatttacgtgcaaccaggatgcagattgcagcatttccagcatggattttatgttcatccaggctaaattttgttgttagcgcgtgttagccttctcTTAACCCTTTTttcagctccgttcttccacaaacaaGCAATGACCcacagattaaaattaaaatgatgagcgaaaaggcacttcataataactATAACAATAATTAAAGCATGTGTAGAaaatcatctcgtatattacggagctgctgcaTGAATGTATGTTGCAGCTCAGCTTGTTTAcagcgggactcatttcctcttccggtatttgaAAGAGAAGTGCGcatgtgcaaatgatttattccgaatGAAAGTgtggcccatgtacacggttgaattctaatctgaTCATTGAtacgatcaagatattttgcacatgtaacagtgtgcaaagcagtaatcaaagcagaagatggctactttgaagaacctacaatatgacagattttcagttgtttcacacttttttgttatgtacataattccacatgtgttaattcatagttttgatgtcttcagtgtgaatctacaattttcatagtcatgaaaataaagaaaactccttgaatgagaaggtgtgtccaaacctttggtctgtactgtataaacTCAGAAATAATCTGAAGTCCACATGAGACTTTATCTGTgggtaaacaaaaacatcacagcaTTTTTAGGAGCCTAGTTCCAGAGAGAGAACCGCAAATCTCCTGAATCCTCCAAAATTCATTGAAAGTTTGTTGAAGTTTTAAAAGGGATCAACAATTTTGAAGGACCTGCGGTTTATccatttcattttctaaagaaaagccAAACAGATCACACCTGACCTCAAACattagtattattttattttggtaaattattcaaatctttgcttctttaacccttgtgctgtcttagatgaccccacccttacattgacgtgttctccctaccatgataaaggtggataaaggtggaaagatttcatgtaatccatggacaccagtgaagatcacaaatcattgaagaaaaaaggttcagcgcactgtctagtgggtctagatgacccaactaccaatggtaaagtgcctaggatagcacaagggttacattttgTAGCTCTTGTAGCACCAGGCATGTGACCTGCGTTCTTGTGGGTTCTTGAATGCGCATTTCCCTCTGGACAAGCGGCGAGGGGCTTCTTCAttccttattttctttttctactgtttaccagcgcatgtccaccacctacagtccGAAGAGGCTTGGTCCAAAAacgtcaaagcggtgcaaatctcgtaaattttgctccagactttttcttacTCACCGGTGTTCTGAGATATGAACTACTCTGTGACATATAGATctagctgggcacaaaccacaatcagTCATTTATCCTCCATGATgagttttcaaatggttggcacttctttGAGTTaaaggggacgccatccatacgccactaccaaatcggagtccctgattggtcaaagttccaccAGGTTTATCTTTCAACGCATGTACAATGGCCACACATTTGAAGCCCAAAATGGTTGAAGGAACCTTTATAGCCATGGATTAACATGAGggctttgaatgtggaagcccaaTATGCATATTCATTTACCTTTACATAGGCTTTTGGTCGAAAATGGCCGCTTGAACAGGAgaggtgtgaatgtagcttttcTCCTGATCAGCTGTAAGTCAAACTCCTGCCTAAAATGTCTCATTTCTAACCTCTGATGAATCGCTTGGCTATGCTGGAGGGCTGCTCTGTTATGACTTTCAACTAAAGTCTAAGAAATGAACACGCAGAGTAAGAAATGACGCCTTGGCTCAGGGTTTGTGTAAGTTTGCTGCAGCACTCGAAAAGCTGAACCAAAATACTCTTGGAGAATTAAAGGTGATCAAGCCGTTGTGTCTCTGCAGATCTGGAACATCAAGCAGATGATCAAGCTGACACAGGAGCACCTGGAGGCTCTTTTGGACAAGTTTGGAGGCGAACACaatcctccatccatctatttggAGGTGAGACCAGTTTGACCAGAACCTTTATTCAAGTAAAAGCTGGAGGTTGATGTTCTGCCCGCTTGTCTGCAATGTTCCTCCAGGCCTATGAAGAGTACACCAGTAAGCTGGATGCGCTGCAGCAAcgggagcagcagctgctggaggccATGGGGAACGGCGGCGACTTCTGCAGCCCCTCCCCTGTGCCAGCCCTGCTGGAGGTCAAGATGGGAAGCCTGGGGGTCGGAGGGGGGGTCCAGTCCTTTGCCTCGGCGCCCAACAGTTTAGCGGTCCTGCAGACTCCCACAGACGCCGTCCGAGGCAACCCTCGGTCCCCACAGAAGCCCATCGTCAGGGTCTTCCTGCCCAACAAGCAGAGAACAGTGGTAAGTCTGATGACTCATTCATTTACTCTGAGAAACCCCAGAGCACTTCACTTTCCCTCCACATGTGTTTTAAATAATAAGCAAATGATCACATGAAAACATCTTGTGGGTTCTGCTTTGACTATACGGTTTTAATGACCATGAATGCATCATCCAATGGGAGGGCctgaaacctttatttaaatagaGGTTTTCAATGACCTCCAGCATGGTTGTGTCTACAGAAAAGGCTGAAAAGGTCATAGAATGGGGTCCAGGGTTCCTGTACAGCAGCACATGCGCAACAGAGAGGTTGAGGAAGATGAGTCTGGAGGAAGTTCTGCTTTTTCCTGATATGTAAAACCTCTGAGGGCGTGTTCTGTTTGTCACAACTCCACTTCCTCAGTGGCAGCATGCCAACGTTTACTTAGTGCTTCAAAGGGGAGAAGATATTATCAGGTCTGCATCTACCTGGCTGTCAGTGAACAGGATCTCCTGTTACTTCTAACCAGATCAGTCCAGGGTACACCAACTCCGTTTGTAATGtctgaaccattgactgtatatgagaactggactgagtgagtttgACATCACTCATAGAAGATGTCTTATTTCTGGCTCCAATGCGTGATGTCAATACAGTCACCGTTATCCGTGATATGGATGCCTTCCATGTTTTGACCATGTTGGACtgtcaataagcagtgattggtccaggtAGGTCTGAGtaatcgtttctatggcaaccaccaatcaggagtgagcttgttggaagtccacacccctaccactgtgAGCAGGCTCCACGAAATGTGTCAAACGGTTTCAacgtgagaccacctacttttattgaggcatctgattgaactacaaaaaatatcgtgaaaaaatgaggattatgaagaacatgttaagaaaaaaGGTATCACATCAAGTATGGTTactctgaccaatagaacgactgactaacagctgtttatttcgcTATAGATTCTATGGaatttttggcttcttggaaccaacagtacttcctgttttgaacaGGTCAATGGTCTGAGCCTGATTGGTCCTTAGTGATATGTGTGGTCCTCAGGTTCCAGCCCGCTGCGGGATGACGGTGAGAGACTCCTTGAAGAAGGCTCTGATGATGAGGGGACTCATACCCGAGTGCTGCGCCGTCTACAGGATACAGGACGGGTGAGTCTGACACCATCTGCCCTACTCAAGGAAACCAAAGCCTTTTCTTCTAAGGAGGAGGATCACAATGAGTGATGGCAGAAATGTCTATAGGGCGCATCAGATCGTAACGTGTATCATCAACGTATTGGTCTTATGCcctataattatttttaatggtaTAGGTTGATTCGATTCGATTCTGCCTCAGACCGATCGATCTGTTCTATACCAGGAATAGAAATCGTTTTGTGGATTAATCGTTACGCCTCTAGTTTGGATCTAGATtccagacgttcatggatctatttgtctacaagttgatgcatcagaatggagcagagcagggagcttgaggtcCGCTCAGTGTATTTTGTACGTCACaaataatctcttttttttttttttgtctgctcctgatttggaaaaagaaatactccaaaatgtaatttcaagcatcattttctataaaaatgtcctcaatcatttgaaaaatgccataaaaacatgttcaaaacactatTTTCCTCCGTTTAGGTCTTTAACCATCGTTCTGCACTGTTGAAACTGACTTGTTCAAGTCATGAATAACATGGAGACCAGAGAAAGTGGCAAATGAGAAATTTAAAGCTATTTATTACAAAAGTTAGAGGTATATGTTAGCGTAATATGCAGATGTGTGCGGTGATGAGCTGGTGGAAATGTTGAGTGTTGTAAATACAGTACAGACGCCCCAACGAGGACCTGCAGCACACAGAAGTAACATCCAACAGGCGAAAACTATTGAGTCTGAGAGCTCAACAGGTCAGGCCAGTTTTCTATGGAAACCAGAGTGGGCGCAGATCCGTGTGTGGCAATGTGTTTGGCAACGGGCTGCAACTTCTCCTCTAAAGTACTTTCACTTTTGGTGCCAGAGAGAAGAAGCCCATAGGCTGGGACACCGACATCTCCTGGCTGACGGGGGAGGAGCTGCATGTGGAGGTGCTGGAGAACGTGCCGCTCACCACTCACAACTTTGTAAGTAGGGGGTAAGGGGGCTGAGGTGCAGCGTCCGAATCCTCTAACCTTGACTTTCTGTCTGTGTGCTTCACAGGTGAGGAAGACCTTCTTCACTCTGGCCTTCTGTGATTTCTGCAGAAAGCTGCTCTTCCAGGGTTTCCGCTGTCAGACCTGTGGCTACAAGTTCCACCAGCGCTGCAGCACCGAGGTCCCCCTCATGTGTGTCAACTACGACCAGCTGGAGTAAGTCCAGAGAGTCCACCTCCTCACCTCGCGGGTGTGTTTCCAGGCCGCCATGTTTGTTCTAGCGCCCCATTAGCTGTCATGCGTTTGCTCTCCCCCCATCTGCATTCGGGAACCCCGTGGGTGTTTAACCTTCCAATCCaacccttaatgctgagtgtcaaccAGGGAGACACtaggtcccatttttaaagtctttggtttgACCCAGCCATGAACTCGCGACCTTCCCGTCTccgggtggacactctaccacagggccactgagctggttcaTGGCTTGTCTCCTGTCTGAGCTGTTGGAGTTCTCATTTATCACTCGTTTATTTTCTGCAGTTTGTTGCTCGTGTCAAAGTTCTTTGAGCACCACCCGTTCAGCCATGAGGAGGTCTCCTCAGAGGGAACCACCCCCGTGTCTGAAGTCTGTCCACACCTCCCCCTCACCGACTCCACAGGGTGAGCCTTCGTCCTCTCGCTTTTCGGAGGGGTTTGGCAGTCAAGTGGCCTTAAGGCTCATTGATCTACTCTTTGTTCTGTCTTCAGGTCTATATGTCACCCCACTCTGTCCCCCTCCAAGTCCATCCCCATCCCGCCTAGTTACCGACCCAACGAGGAAGACCACCGCAACCAGTTTGGCCAGCGGGACCGCTCGTCCTCGGCCCCCAACGTCCATATCAACACCATTGAGCCTGTCAACATCGATGTGAGtttctctgtaaaatcaccaaccaccatttcccaaaacggTTTCACCTCAAAGGAGCTCACTGCTCTCCACAGCCTGACGAAGACgcagacgtctcctttgattgatttattgattgattgattgattttacgCTTTGTAGTCAAAGCAGTGAAGAattcacacagatttatcaaactcattacagaaatgatgaacttcatcaattaaaaaatataaagcaaaacaaaaaaacatttgcttaattaaatattgtGATCATTACCTGAAGTCATGTAAAACTTGCTTTATTTCTTGAAAAGGATGGGAAGAATCGAGCTTATAAAATCCCAACcctaataaatgaataaatttgacagttttacacagtttttgtaatccCGTTCTGATCAGTAAATCTCTTTTCAAGTAACAGAATCCAGGGTTTATGAaggattgattatcttcagaaaacattcattcatgctGTCAGTAAACAGTAGTTGAtctgtaataatcattgattatcattagaactaattaaaccagtaattattgctacacattgcagatcgaGTAGATAAGATCAATAGCTTATTCTAATTTAAAACATGTCAGTAATCATTGTTGCACATTACATAATGATGAGGTTAGTGTCGTGGCAGAAATCTGAATGTATCGGTTCTAAATCAAAGTACTTTCCTCATCCATCACTATGATTTTGAATGAGTTATCActagttggtttgtgtttattcgcataATTATGGTTCAATTGAAACTGTGTAATtgagaatttgtgttttttcgacATTCCTAGATTTTTGATAACGTTTGTGTGTAAAGGAAACGCAGATACTGACCGGTTTAAACTGAATGGGGAAAAAGGAATCATTTACATTTTGACTGTGACTTTCTCAGTCCATTTCCTCTGGCTGATGTTTCCCTCCCTTGTTCCAGGACCTTATTCGGGATCAGGGCCTGCAGAGGTCTGACGGAGGTGAGATCCCAGTCTTTACCCATGTGCCCCCCTCAACCTGGAACTCCACCTGTCCATCATTATGTCTGAGGGCTGTAGTGCACAGCAGCCCAAGGCAGAAGCATGTCAACGTTAAAGCCAACAGTGAACGATGCCTTCATGTACACACAATTTCAATTCCATGGCCATTTGCAAACAGGAATTTCTACATTCAAGCTTTGTCTTAGGTTTAAATGATGCAAATTAACATTTATCATAactgcatagaaaacacattgAGGTGAAAATTACAGCAACTTTTGTCAAATCTGTTTCACAGCCAATTCACAGAGTTTTAGTGCATCTTACTGCACTTTTTCAAATTAGCTTAAATCTATGCTCATCTTTTCTATAGTATGTGGCATTCTTGCTTTCAGACTTTTCTTCTAGTAACCACAGAACAGATGTCAGAGTGTCAGCGCACTTCTGCTGATGGaggaggtttaaaaaaaacaacacgatGACCTGACAGAACCAGCAGGGGTTGGTTAAAGGAGTCCTTTTGAATTTACGGTCTAGTCTTCATAAAGACTTCTTAGCTGTTGGGGTGAATCCTCTCCCATCATTAAATACGTCAAATGTCTGTCAGACATCGTCACACGTGCTGATGATTGCTGAGGTGTTTCTGCTCATTCGTCAGATTCGCTGAGCTCCGTTTCTAGCGGCTTTTAGTCACAGTTTTAAAGAAGTTTATTGGCGGTCTTCAAACCGAGGGCTACCATGACACTGAGCCTCAGAGAGGACGGCTCAGTGAACTCCCCATCACTGGACTTATGTGACACAGGACAGGAGGAAGCAGCTCCTCATAACTGAATGCGCCTTTGAGAGCCAAACTGACACTTCCTGTCTTGATCACGGTGCTTGTATGTTTGTGTAAATGTGACTGAGATGCTTGCATAAAAACATCTAAGTTCAAAGCCCCCCCTTCACAAATTTATGACCTACTGTTGGATTTGGGGGGGTCCCTAGTGTTTTAGGAAGAAAGTCAGCCGAAGGAGACTTGTCTCTGCCAACAAACCTGAGATTACAGAAACAAACTCTGGGTTCGTGCTCTGAGGTTCTGACTGCAGGTGGACTGGAGATGACGTCAAGTTTGAAATCTCCAGCTTTCATGAGCCTCACACACCTGATCCACcttcttcttcatcatcatcctcccTCAGGCTCCACTACCGGTCTATCGGCCACGCCTCCAGCCTCGCTACCTGGCTCTCTGACCAACGTCAAAGTCCCACAGAAGTCGCCGTGTCAACAGAGGGAGCGCAAGTCGTCTTCATCCTCTGAGGATCGCAATAAGATGGTGAGAGGCGTCAGTCAGGGCTGTGCCGCGGCACAGCGTGTGGTCGCTCTGACTTCCTGTCCTGTGGAGCAGAAACCGCTGGGCAGGAGAGACTCCAGCGACGACTGGGAGATCCCGGAAGGCCAGATCACTTTGGGTCAGAGGATAGGCTCCGGATCCTTCGGAACCGTCTTTAAGGGAAAATGGCACGGTATGGATCCAACCAGCATTATTTTGTAGACTCTTCTGAGTCATGTAACCTCTCTGCTCTCCTTCAAGCCAAAACAATCCAAGATGGCAGCTCAAACTGGAGCTTCTGCTCTGTTTAGTTCAGAACATTACCAGTCTGTGTGCACCCATACAGACTTTAAGGTTTCATTCAGTACCATGTCAATCccctgaaaaacaaagacggaaaGAAAGACTTCTGGGATTCGGTCACTGTGAAAATGCAGCCGTCTCATCATACAGAGCTGGATATCAGTGATGTTTACTGTCACCTGCTAAGAGAAGTCCTCACCTTATACCCCCCAGAACATAAATGTACAAAAGTATAGACTGGTATCTGTAATCAGGATGAAGTAAAATGTCTTCACTGTAAGAATGAAGTAGATAGCTAACTGCCGGGGTAGGTCATAAATATTACAGCTACTTTCAGGAACATTGTAGTCAGAGTTGGA includes these proteins:
- the braf gene encoding serine/threonine-protein kinase B-raf: MAALSSAESPPPVFNGDTAERESGRERGLDGLAAGLDSASPSGIPGGPQDEEIWNIKQMIKLTQEHLEALLDKFGGEHNPPSIYLEAYEEYTSKLDALQQREQQLLEAMGNGGDFCSPSPVPALLEVKMGSLGVGGGVQSFASAPNSLAVLQTPTDAVRGNPRSPQKPIVRVFLPNKQRTVVPARCGMTVRDSLKKALMMRGLIPECCAVYRIQDGEKKPIGWDTDISWLTGEELHVEVLENVPLTTHNFVRKTFFTLAFCDFCRKLLFQGFRCQTCGYKFHQRCSTEVPLMCVNYDQLDLLLVSKFFEHHPFSHEEVSSEGTTPVSEVCPHLPLTDSTGSICHPTLSPSKSIPIPPSYRPNEEDHRNQFGQRDRSSSAPNVHINTIEPVNIDDLIRDQGLQRSDGGSTTGLSATPPASLPGSLTNVKVPQKSPCQQRERKSSSSSEDRNKMKPLGRRDSSDDWEIPEGQITLGQRIGSGSFGTVFKGKWHGDVAVKMLNVTDPTPQQLQAFKNEVGVLRKTRHVNILLFMGYTTKPQLAIVTQWCEGSSLYHHLHIIETKFEMIKLIDIARQTAQGMDYLHAKSIIHRDLKSNNIFLHEDLTVKIGDFGLATVKSRWSGSHQFEQLSGSILWMAPEVIRLQDKNPYSFQSDVYAFGIVLYELMSGSLPYSNINNRDQIIFMVGRGYLSPDLSKVRSNCPKAMKRLMADCLKKKREERPLFPQILASIELLARSLPKIHRSASEPSLNRAGFQTEDFSLYACASPKTPIQAGGYGEFSAFK